One genomic segment of Zymoseptoria tritici IPO323 chromosome 5, whole genome shotgun sequence includes these proteins:
- a CDS encoding uncharacterized protein (small mitochondrial peptide, predicted. unknown function. No hits with protein databases, neither with hypothetical . small (90 amino acids) peptide; no Trp and Cys. Probable M graminicola specific protein (novel gene).): protein MLWLSARLLKNSQSLMRSVMLSHDLKLAWKREVSSLGTMVAGAVTVESGAVTTTVARIGISAKAIVAHNTGDQEVGSR, encoded by the exons ATGCTATGGCTGTCAGCCCGC CTGCTGAAGAACTCGCAGTCGCTCATGAGAAGCGTGATGCTGAGCCACGACCTCAAGTTGGCATGGAAGCGCGAAGTATCTTCGCTCGGG ACAATGGTTGCAGGGGCTGTTACTGTGGAGAGCGGGGCTGTGACGACGACTGTTGCGAGGATTGGGATTAGTGCCAAGGCGATCGTTGCCCATAACACAGGCGACCAGGAAGTTGGATCGAGGTGA